In Melanotaenia boesemani isolate fMelBoe1 chromosome 18, fMelBoe1.pri, whole genome shotgun sequence, the following proteins share a genomic window:
- the LOC121628572 gene encoding uncharacterized protein LOC121628572 produces MPRKKNFRISQAARRRAASRLTLDVSPQLPMDRCAPHGTGHRHKVKRWEVSVLTGRQHKLVLPSESHGKKVVFAIGDSHLRSLADGIVRLPEGRLAWGFMSTPGASATELRTEVLHAEVPQDPDLVCVLAPSNDLTAKHTIGRAAADFERYLASVCSRWPKVCVLDFPPRLTVEDSLQELYRQEFHRVAARMAVKYFHIADHFPRQCLNLWSRDGVHLSDDVGMEIFAQLLWTVAYTQLETVPPAPPVSRPSPPSRFTPRVVVKGEVRVRHSPGPEEWTVVGPSGKSSGGCSAVQREPAGIPLNPVLFSSEMLEEMEKVSPSNLTSPADFAGVSPPKTLRVKHHSKRTRRAASSRGISSDSKAALESKKVGATSRHPVPSGRTDERTVETTQSPGVLSSTDEDEATTVEEKTF; encoded by the exons atGCCGAGGAAGAAGAACTTCAGGATTTCGCAGGCGGCTCGGAGGAGGGCTGCTAGCAGACTGACCCTTGACGTTTCTCCTCAGCTTCCCATGGACCGCTGTGCAC CGCATGGCACTGGGCACCGGCACAAGGTGAAGAGGTGGGAGGTGTCGGTGCTCACAGGGCGGCAGCACAAGTTGGTTCTTCCGTCGGAGTCCCACGGCAAAAAG GTGGTTTTTGCTATTGGTGACTCCCATCTTCGAAGCCTTGCAG atGGCATCGTGCGGTTGCCTGAGGGTCGTCTGGCGTGGGGGTTCATGTCAACGCCGGGGGCAAGCGCCACCGAGTTGAGAACTGAGGTGCTTCATGCTGAGGTGCCTCAGGATCCCGACTTGGTGTGTGTCTTGGCTCCGAGCAACGACTTGACCGCCAAGCACACCATCGGTCGTGCGGCTGCAGACTTCGAGCGGTACCTAGCCTCCGTCTGCAGTCGCTGGCCgaaggtgtgtgtgctggactTTCCTCCGAGGTTGACCGTTGAGGACTCCCTGCAAGAGCTCTACCGCCAGGAGTTCCACCGGGTGGCAGCCCGCATGG ctGTGAAGTACTTCCACATCGCGGACCACTTCCCCCGGCAGTGTCTCAACCTGTGGAGTCGCGATGGT GTCCACCTGAGTGATGACGTCGGCATGGAGATCTTCGCCCAGCTGCTGTGGACGGTTGCTTACACG CAACTGGAGACCGTGCCGCCAGCCCCGCCGGTGTCTCGTCCATCCCCACCTTCTCGCTTCACTCCCCGTGTGGTTGTGAAGGGAGAGGTGAGGGTGCGTCACAGCCCTGGCCCCGAGGAGTGGACTGTCGTTGGTCCGAGCGGCAAG tcctCTGGAGGATGCAGTGCAGTTCAGCGGGAG CCGGCTGGCATCCCCCTGAATCCTGTGCTGTTCAGCAGTGAGAtgttggaggagatggagaaggtTTCTCCATCAAATCTGACATCTCCTGCTGACTTTGCTGGTGTTTCACCGCCAAAG ACGCTGCGTGTGAAACACCACTCCAAGAGGACTCGAAGG GCCGCATCCAGCCGAGGGATTTCTTCTGACTCCAAGGCCGCTCTGGAGTCGAAGAAG GTCGGGGCAACGTCCAGGCATCCGGTCCCTTCTGGCCGCACTGACGAGAGGACG GTTGAGACAACACAGAGCCCGGGTGTGTTGTCTTctactgatgaagatgaggcaACTACTGTGGAG GAGAAGACTTTTTGA